The following coding sequences are from one Burkholderia stabilis window:
- a CDS encoding ABC transporter substrate-binding protein has product MKKLALGIALACIAVGAHAKDWSTIRFGVDASYPPFESKDASGKVVGFDVDLGNEICARLKAKCVWIENDFDGMIPALKAKKFDGVLSSMSMTPARAEQIAFSDKLFNTPTRLVTKKGVNLQPTAESLKGKSVGVEQGTIQETYAKAYWAPKGVQVVPYQNQDGVYQDLMSGRLDAALQDAVQADIGFLKTPRGANFQFAGGDIDDPKTLGNGAGIGLRKDDADLKAKIDHAIADIIKDGTYKKLEKKYFAFDVYGG; this is encoded by the coding sequence ATGAAGAAACTCGCGCTCGGTATTGCCCTGGCCTGCATCGCGGTCGGTGCGCACGCCAAGGATTGGTCGACGATCCGGTTCGGCGTCGACGCCAGCTACCCGCCGTTCGAATCGAAGGACGCAAGCGGCAAGGTCGTCGGCTTCGACGTCGATCTCGGCAACGAGATCTGCGCCCGCCTGAAGGCGAAATGCGTGTGGATCGAGAACGACTTCGACGGGATGATCCCGGCGCTGAAGGCGAAGAAGTTCGACGGCGTGCTGTCGTCGATGTCGATGACGCCGGCACGCGCCGAGCAGATCGCGTTCTCCGACAAGCTGTTCAATACGCCGACGCGCCTCGTCACGAAGAAGGGCGTGAACCTGCAGCCGACGGCCGAATCGCTGAAGGGCAAATCGGTGGGCGTCGAGCAGGGCACCATCCAGGAAACCTACGCGAAGGCCTACTGGGCGCCGAAGGGCGTGCAGGTCGTGCCTTACCAGAACCAGGACGGCGTGTACCAGGACCTGATGTCCGGCCGCCTCGACGCGGCGCTGCAGGACGCGGTGCAGGCCGACATCGGCTTCCTGAAGACGCCGCGCGGCGCGAACTTCCAGTTCGCCGGCGGCGACATCGACGATCCGAAGACGCTCGGCAACGGCGCGGGCATCGGCCTGCGCAAGGACGACGCCGACCTGAAGGCGAAGATCGACCACGCGATCGCCGACATCATCAAGGACGGCACGTACAAGAAGCTCGAGAAAAAGTACTTCGCGTTCGACGTCTACGGCGGCTGA